The sequence below is a genomic window from Rudanella lutea DSM 19387.
ATAGGCGGCAAATTCGCCGTAGCCCCGGTAGCTGATACCTGCCTGCTTGCAGTGATCCCAGATAAACCCTTTTTTCGGAAACGCCACCGGTCGGCTGCCTTCGTAGTCGTAGGTGCCGCCACGTCCGCCGTAGCTGGTAGGCCAGGTTTTCTCGACGTAATCGGGCGCATAAGCCGCCGTCGACCAGTTATGCCCGTCGGCACTGACTTCTGCATCTACATAGAAATTGTCGAGCAAGCCAAATTCGCGGGCCAGTGCGTGCTGATTGGGCGTCACTTTTTCGGGAAACAAACAGAGCGACGAGTCGCCGTTGCCACCGGGCATGTCGCCGAAAACCTGATCGTAGGTACGGTTTTCCTTGATGATGTAAAAGACGTATTTGATCGGCGAGGGGTCGCCCACCCGGCGCGGAATCGGGTTGTTGGGTTCGCCAGCGGCCAGTTTTTCTTTCTCTTTGCTGTACGGGGTATTGGCGTACACCTGCCGCGTGAGGCCCGTCAGTTGCGCGGCCGAGGGCATCGTAAACGTCGAGAGGGTGCCTTTGAACAGGGCGCCGATGTACTGGGTGTCTTCTTCCCGGCGCTTAAACGGGTCGGGGCCTTTGGGGTTGGCCAGCGAGGTCATGCCCTTGCCGTTCGACACCAGAATTTTCTTGCCAATCACTTTTACGGCGGTCGGGTACCAGCCTGTCGGGATGAAGCCCAGCGACCGGCTCTTGCCCGGTTTCGAAACGTCGAAAACAGCAAGGCAGTTGTTGTCGGCATTGGCTACGAGCAGCGTTTTACCATCGGGGGTGAGGGCCAGCCCGTTGGGCGTGCTACCGGCCGGCGCGTCGGGGTAGAGGGCCGTGTTGAGGGCTTCCACCACCCGGCGGGTGCCCAGGTCAATAATCGAAACGGAGTTATCGTTGGCGTTGGCCGTAAACAGGTACTTGCCCGACTTGGTCAGTACCATGTCGTTGGGGTGGTCGCCGGTGGCGATACGGGCGCTGATTTGCCCTGTTTTAGTGTCGTACACCTGTACCCCGGCTCCGCCCCAAAGCGTAATGTATAGCTCATGGCCCGATGGCGACAGCAGACAAGTGTATGCTTCGTGGGGTAGCTGAATCCGCTTTTCGATTTGCTTGCTGGCTACGTTGCACACGTACAGGGCGCTATCGTCTTTGGTAACGGTGTAGAGCGTTTTGCCGTCGCGGCTGAGGTCGAGGCCCGCCACCGAGATTCGGTTGGGCCACGCTTTGCCGAGCGTAATGGAGTCGGCCTTTACCAGCTGATTGTCCGCTATGTCGTACACCATCACGCGGTTGTCGTTGCCGCCCGATGCATACAGTCGCTTGCCGTCGGGGCTAAACCGGATGCCCACCCACGCTTTCGGAATCTCAATCGAGGCCAGTTGCCGGGTGCTGCTCCCGCTCACATCGAAAAGCTGAATGGTGTGTTTGCTCTGCCCGTTGTTCGTAACGGCCAGGCGTTTCTGGTCGGGCGAAACAACCATATTGAGGGGTAAATCGCCGAGCGGAACCGAGCTGCCGGTCGGAGTTAGGCTCCAGCCATTAGGCAGCTGAACCCGTTGGGTAGGGGCGGGTTGGGCCCATACCGCGCCAATAGTCAGGGCGCAGAGCAGGGAAGTGTACAAACGGACCATCAGGAAGTGAGGGGTTTAGGAACGGACCAAAGGT
It includes:
- a CDS encoding bifunctional YncE family protein/alkaline phosphatase family protein yields the protein MVRLYTSLLCALTIGAVWAQPAPTQRVQLPNGWSLTPTGSSVPLGDLPLNMVVSPDQKRLAVTNNGQSKHTIQLFDVSGSSTRQLASIEIPKAWVGIRFSPDGKRLYASGGNDNRVMVYDIADNQLVKADSITLGKAWPNRISVAGLDLSRDGKTLYTVTKDDSALYVCNVASKQIEKRIQLPHEAYTCLLSPSGHELYITLWGGAGVQVYDTKTGQISARIATGDHPNDMVLTKSGKYLFTANANDNSVSIIDLGTRRVVEALNTALYPDAPAGSTPNGLALTPDGKTLLVANADNNCLAVFDVSKPGKSRSLGFIPTGWYPTAVKVIGKKILVSNGKGMTSLANPKGPDPFKRREEDTQYIGALFKGTLSTFTMPSAAQLTGLTRQVYANTPYSKEKEKLAAGEPNNPIPRRVGDPSPIKYVFYIIKENRTYDQVFGDMPGGNGDSSLCLFPEKVTPNQHALAREFGLLDNFYVDAEVSADGHNWSTAAYAPDYVEKTWPTSYGGRGGTYDYEGSRPVAFPKKGFIWDHCKQAGISYRGYGEFAAYAKRRGSALDGRFCHQYPDYDLKIKDIDRVEIWKRDFDSLLTANRNGGPAVPRFNSLRLGNNHTAGARIGQLTPTAMVADNDLAVGRFIEHLSNSPIWKESAVFILEDDAQNGADHVDAHRSPALVISPYAKRRHIEHTMYSTSAMLRTMELILGMPPMSQYDAAARPMFALFTNTPDFTPYKHIPAQVDLSAKNTAMNEPARRSEKFDLRHADTLDDHEFNAVIWMAVRGENSPVPAPRRGAWLRIAEKEDDGDGD